Below is a window of Abyssisolibacter fermentans DNA.
AAATAATAGCTCAACCACCAGGTAAAAAATTACAAAACATAATGCTTTTATCAGGTGGAGAAAAAGCACTAACTGCAATTGCACTGTTATTTGCTATACTTAAATTAAAACCAACTCCATTTTGTATATTGGATGAAATAGAAGCTGCATTAGATGATGCAAATGTATACAGATTTGCAGATTATTTAAAGGATTATTCAAGCAACACACAATTTATTGTTATAACACATAGAAAAGGTACAATGGAAGCCGTTGATACATTATATGGAGTTACTATGGAAGAAAAAGGTGTAAGTAAGGTTATATCACTTAAACTAACAGATATACTAGATGAAAAAGTAAGTTAATATAAATATTTTTAATCATAATAAGCTAGGAGGAAAAATATGCTAAAGAATTTTTTTGGATTTGGGAAAAAAGAAAAACAAAAAGAAGAACAAGAAAATCAATTAAATAAGCAGCAAGATGAAATAATTGAAGAATTAGATGAAAATGACAATCAAAAAGTAAAAGAAGAAGAAGTTATTGAGGACAAAGAGGTAGAAATTGAAGAAGAAACTGTGCAGCAAGAAGAGGTTAAGCCTCAAGAAGAAAGTCCTAAAATGAGTATGTTTGAAAGATTAAAAAGAGGGCTGTCAAAGACTAGAGATAATATGTCTGCGCAAATAAATAATGTTCTGAAAAATTACAGAAAAATAGACGAAGAGCTATTTGAAGATTTAGAAGAAATTCTTATTACAGCAGATATTGGCGTAGAAACAACTATGCAAATAATAGATAATGTCAAAGATAAAGTTAAAGAAAGAAAAATAGAGGATGCAAACAAAATAAAAGATTTAATAAAAGAAGAATTAGTAGAGCTGCTTGACAGTTCTGAAAGTGGACATAAACTTACTATTGAACCTTCGCCAGCAATTGTGTTAGTAGTAGGGGTTAATGGTGTAGGAAAAACAACTACAATAGGTAAATTAGCTAATAAATATAAAAATAAAGGCAAAAGGGTACTTATAGCTGCAGGGGATACATTTAGAGCAGCTGCAATAGAGCAACTAGAAGAATGGTCTAATAGAGCAGGAGTTGATATAATATCTCATAGTGAAGGTGCAGACCCTGCTGCTGTTATATTTGATTCTATACAGGCAGCTAAAGCTAGAAAAACAGACATATTATTGTGTGATACAGCTGGTAGATTACACAATAAAAAGAATTTGATGAATGAGTTAAATAAAATTTTTAGAGTTGTCGAAAGAGAATATCCAAAAGCAACAAAAGAAGTATTATTGGTTGTAGATGCAACAACAGGACAAAATGCTGTTTTGCAAGCAAAAACTTTTAAAGAAGCTTGTGATATTACTGCCATTGCATTAACAAAGCTAGATGGAACGGCTAAAGGCGGAGTGGTTTTTTCTGTAAATTCAGAATTAAATGTTCCAGTTAAACTTGTTGGAGTTGGAGAAAGAATTGATGATTTACAAGAATTTGATCCAAAAACGTTCGTAGATGCAATATTTTCAGAATAAATATGTTGACAAAGACGGTATCGTAGTGTAAAATAACTACTGTCAAGTAAAAAACTTTACACAGGTAAAGGTGGATGAAGTCATGGATAAGTTTTTTGAGATTGGTTATTTGTTTGATTTTTATGGAAATTTATTAAGCAAAAAACAATACGATGCTGTTGAGCTATATTATATTCATGATTTATCCTTAGGAGAGATATCAGAGCAGTTAGATATAAGTAGGCAAGGAGTCTATGACATAATTAAACGTGCCGAAAAAAAATTATATTCGTTTGAAGAAAAGCTTGGATTAGTTAAGAAATTTAATAACAGTATTGTAAACATGGAAGAAATACTTAAATATATAAATAATTTAAAAAACAATCAAAATGTTTATAATGATAAAAATAGTATGGTTCAGATAAAAGGAATTGAAAAATTAGTGTTGGATATATTAAAAACAACCAGGAGGTGAAGCAATGGTCTTTGAGAGCTTAGGTGAAAAAATGCAAAATGCATTAGGCAAGCTGAAAAAAAAGGGAAAACTTACTGAAAAAGATGTTAAAAATGCCATGAGAGAAGTCAAGCTTGCATTATTAGAGGCAGATGTTAATTTCAAGGTTGTAAAAAAATTCATAAATAGAGTACAAGAAAGAGCCGTTGGTCAAGAAGTAATGGAAAGCCTTACTCCTGGGCAGCATGTTATAAAAATTGTTAATGAAGAATTAACTGAGCTTATGGGGCAAAAAGAAAGCAAGTTAGATCTTTCGAGTTCTCCATCTGTAATAATGATGTGCGGATTACAAGGTGCTGGTAAAACAACAACTACGGGTAAATTGGGTTTATTATTAAAAAAGAAAGCTAAGAGACCTTTATTAGTAGCTTGTGACGTGTACAGACCAGCTGCAATAAAGCAATTACAGGTTGTAGGAACTAAAGTTGATGTACCGGTATTTGCAATGGGAAACAATCAAAATCCTGTAAATATTGCAAAAGCAGCAATTGAGCATGCTAAAAAACATAACAATGATGTTGTTATTATTGATACTGCTGGTAGACTTCATATAGATGAAAATTTAATGGATGAACTTGAAAATATAAAAACAGAGGTTAAACCAAGTGAGATTCTTTTAGTTGTAGATTCTATGACAGGTCAAGATGCAGTTACAGTAGCTGACAAATTTAATTCTAAACTTGAAATAAGTGGCGTTGTATTAACAAAGCTTGATGGTGATGCTAGAGGTGGAGCTGCGCTTTCAATAAAAGCTGTTACAGAAAAGCCAATTAAATTTGTTTGTATGGGAGAAAAGTTTGAAGATATGGAAATCTTCCATCCCGATAGAATGTCATCAAGAATATTAGGAATGGGAGACGTTTTAAGTCTTATAGAAAAAGCACAAGCAAATATTGATGCTAAGAAAGCTATGGATCTCGAAAAGAAACTAAGAACTCAGCAATTTACATTTGATGATTTTTTAGATCAACTAGAACAGATGAAAAACTTAGGACCTTTAGATGAATTATTAGGTATGATACCTGGAGTGAATTCAAAACAGTTAAAGAATTTAAAGGTAGATGATAAAGAACTTGCTCATGTTGAAGCTATAATAAAATCAATGACAAAAGAAGAGAAAAATAATCCTCAGATAATTGATGCTAGTAGAAGGAAACGAATTTCAAAAGGTAGTGGAACAAATATTCAGGATGTAAATAAATTATTAAAGCAATTTAAAGAAACTAAAAAAATGCTTAAGAAGTTTTCAGGAATGGAAAAATCAATGAAAAAAAGAGGAAAATTTGGCTTGCCATTTTTCAAATAAATTACATTAATATTTTAAAGGAGGTGAAAACATGGCAGTAAAAATAAGATTAAAAAGAATGGGTGCAAAAAAGAAACCTTTTTATAGAATAGTTGTAGCTGATTCTCGTTCACCAAGAGATGGAAAGTTTATTGAGGAAATAGGTTATTATAATCCAGTAGCACAACCTAAAGTTATCAATATAGATGATGAAAAAGCTGTTAAATGGTTACAAGTTGGAGCTAAGCCTACTGATACTGTAAATACTCTTTTCAAAAATAATGGTATTATAGAGAAATTTGAAGAATCTAAGAAAGCCTAGATTTTAGGGGGTGAAAAGAATGGGTGAATTAGTGGAGATAATTGCAAAAGCACTAGTAGATCAGCCAGGAGAAGTTCAAGTTACAGAAATAGAAGGAACTCAATCAGTTATAATTGAGTTAAAGGTAGCCCCAGATGATATGGGAAAAATCATTGGAAAACAAGGAAGAATAGCTAAGGCTATTAGAACAGTAGTAAAGGCAGCAGCTATTAAAGAAAATAAGAGAGTTGTAGTTGAAATTATTTAAGAGAGCTGCTTTAAATTGGATAAATAACTTACTCAGAGAAAAAAATTAAGTCTGGGTTACAAACTTTAAGAAACTTTATTCATTTTGAAACAGCTCTGAGGGGATGACTTAAAAACATTTTGAGGCATCCTCTTATTTAGTAGAGAACCAAAACTTGATTTTGAGTGAATTAAAATTAAGTTTTTATAAAATCAAAGTAAATTTGAGGTGCTTATGGATAATAAGATTCAGATTGGGAAAATTGCCAATACACATGGAATTAGAGGATATGTCAAAGTTATACCACTTACAACAAATATGTATCGATATGATGATTTAAAAGAAGTATTTATTGATGAAGCTAAATTTGAAATTGAAGATGTTTGGTATAAAAAAGACGTAGTTATGGTTAAATTTAAGGGATATGATAATATAAATGACGTTATATGTTATAAGAATAAATTCATACAAATTGATGAAAAAGATTTAATAGGATTAGATCAAGATGAATATTTTATTTTTGATATTGTAGGCTTGCAGGTATATTTAGCTAATGGAAAATATCTTGGAGAAATAAAAGAAGTACTACAGCCCGGAGCTAATGATGTATATGTCATTAAAACAAAAAAATCAGACGTATTAATTCCAGCAGTTAAAGAAATAGTAAAAGATATAAACGTTAAAGAAAATAAGATGATAATAGACCCTATTGAAGGAATGATAGAATGAAAATAGATGTATTAACATTATTCCCAGAGATGTTTAGTGGGATATTTAGCTGTAGTATAATAAAAAGAGCAGTTGATGATAATATAATGTCTATTGATTATCATAACATAAGAGATTTTTCTCTAGATAAGCACAAAAGAGTTGATGATTATCCTTTTGGTGGCGGTCAAGGTATGGTTATGAAACCCCAGCCAATATTTAGAGCGATAGAAAGTGTAAAATCTGATAATGCTAAAGTTATATATATGAGTCCAAAAGGAAGAGTTTTCAATCAAGCAATAGCTAATGAACTATCAAAAGAAGAACATATTGTTATTTTGTGCGGTCACTATGAAGGTATAGATCATAGAATCATAGATAATTACGTAGATGATGTAATCTCGATAGGTGATTATGTTCTCACAGGCGGAGAAATACCAGCGATGGTTTTAATTGATTCGGTGGGAAGACTTTTACCCGGTGTTTTATCTAGTGAAGAATCTTTTATAGAAGAATCTCATTATGAAGGATTATTAGAACATCCACAATATACAAGACCAAGAATATTTAACGGTATAGAAGTTCCAGAGGTTTTAATTTCAGGAAACCATAAAAAAATTGAAGAATGGAAAAAGACTGAAGCATTGAAGCTAACTATGAAAGTAAGACCAGACATAATAAAAAAACTTAAGTTGAAAGAATAGTAAAAATAATAATTACATGTGATTATTATTATAAAAAATATTGTAAATAACTTATAGATGTGATATAATCATCAAAGGTTGTTTAATGTAACACTGATGGTCCGCTGCATTTATGCATGAACATCTAGGCGAAGGGAGGTTATACAATGGATATCATAAAAGCAATTGAACAAGAACAATTAAGAAATGATTTAGTTGATTTTAATGTAGGAGATACAGTACAAGTACATTATCATATCAAAGAAGGAAACAGAGAAAGAGTTCAGGTTTTTGAAGGAACTGTTCTTAAAAAGCAAGGTGAAAGTTCTAGAGCTACTTTTACTGTAAGAAGAATTTCTTATGGAGTTGGTGTTGAAAGAATTTTTTCATTGCATTCACCAAGAATAGAAAAACTAGTTGTTACTAGAAGAGGTAAAGTTAGAAGAGCTAAGTTATTTTACCTTAGAGAAAGAACTGGTAAAAGAGCTAAAGTTAAAGAAAAAAGAAATTATTAAGAACTTAAAGATTGGGACTCTTGTAGTCCCAATTATTTTTTAAGCAGAGACCTCAAATCTATGATTTTATGTAAGTTACTTACTCATGCGAGGAGTAAAAAACTATGATTTCTTGTAAATAAATTACTCCCAGTAGCGAAGTAAGTAGGTTTCATTGTCAAAAAACTAGTATGATTTTCGTTATATACCACCAGGCTTACATATATTTATGATTCAAATCTTGTTCTTAATATGTATTTAAAAAAACGACTTAATCTTTAATTAAGACGTCCCATTCATAAAGAGATTTTTTTAATACATTTCTATTGAAATCTGATATAGATCCTTAAATTTGTACATAATACTATATACATAAAATAATTACATATCGATGAGGTGATAATATGAATATAAATTGGTTTCCAGGACATATGAAAAAAACAAGAGATTTACTTAAGCAAAATTTATCATTAGTTGATGTTGTTATAGAAATCCTAGATGCTCGTATTCCAATCAGTAGTAAAAACCCGGAAATAGATAAATTGATAAATAATAAAAAAAGAATAGTAATACTTAATAAAAGTGATTTAAGTGACAAAAAAGCCAATGAACAATGGGTGACTTATTTAAAGGATAATGATACAGAGGTAATATTAAATAATGCACTTACTAAAAATAGTGTAAATATGATCCTAAAAAGCTGCGATAAGCTAATGAAAGAAAAAAGAATGAGGCTTGAAAAGAGAGGTATTAAGAATAAAGTAGTTAAAGCAATGATTGTGGGAATACCTAATGTGGGAAAATCAACGCTTATAAACTCCATATCAGGCAGAAAGAGTGCTAAAACAGGCAATAGGCCTGGGGTAACTAAGGGTAAACAATGGATTAGGCTTAAAGGCAATATAGAGCTTTTAGACACACCAGGAATATTATGGCCAAAATTTGAAAATCAAGACATAGCATTGAGCTTAGCTTTTACAGGTGCAATAAAAGATGAAATAATGGATACAGATACATTAGCGTATAAACTTGTAGAAGTGTTATCAAGTAAATATCCTCATACTTTAATAGATAGATATGAAATAGAATTAGAAAATAAGACTACAATTCAGATAATTGACGAAATAGCATTAAAAAGAGGATGCGTAATGAAAAATAAAGAAATAGACTATACGAGGATATCTAATTTGATACTTGATGAATTTAGAAAAGGAAAATTAGGAAGGATTACGTTAGAGCTTCCTGAAGATAAAAGATAAAAATTATATGGTGTTAATATATTTATAAATTTTTTTGTTATAATATGTATAATCAAATAGGTGCATTATATTATTGTACCTATTTTTCTGTTTTTTGTTTAATTTGTAGTAACTGTTAATTTATCTTATAAAAAATATAGGTGAAAATGCAGAGAAAATTTAATGATTTAGCGTATTAGTGAAAATAAAGGCATAAATCTCCAATTCATTTGGAGATTTATGCCTTTTAAGAATTATTAAGAACTTACAATTTATATAACTCTTTTATAATGATATAATTATATAAAATGAGAAAGTTCAAAAAAATATAAAGAATAACACGTATTTAATCGATAGAATAATTAGATATATAAATAGGAGGATTTTATGCTTAGTATAGAAAAAGAACTATGGAATGAAGGCTATAACTATATAGCTTGTATAGATGAGGTTGGTCGAGGCTGTCTAGCTGGAGAAGTTGTAGCATGTGCTATTATCATGCCTAAAGAATTATTAATAGAAAAAGTTAATGATTCAAAGAAACTTACTCCTAAAACGAGAGACAAGCTGTATGATATTATACTTGAAAATGCTGTTGCTGTTGGATTAGGTGCAGTTGGACCTGAAACAATTGATGAAATAAATATTAAAAATAGTACTAAATTAGCTATGAAAATGGCAATCAAAAATCTTAAAAATAAAGATGGACAAGGTGTTACACCTGATTATGTATTGATTGATGCTGAAAAATTAGACATAGATATCCCACAGAAAAATATTATAAAGGGAGATTCAAAATGTCATGGGATTGCAGCAGCATCAATAATAGCTAAGGTTTATAGAGATAGACAATGCATAGAACTAGCAAAGGAATATCCTGAATACGCTTTTGAAAAAAATAAAGGCTATGGTACAAAAGTACATAGAGAAGCATTGAAAAAAGTAGGCCCATGTCCAATACATAGACTTACATTTCTTAAAAAAATTTTAGATGAAGCACAGCAACTAAGTTTTTGGGGGTAAATTATGAGAATAGTAAGCACAATCAATAGTAATGCTAATATGAACTTGAACGTGAATAATGCTATGACAGACGGCGGTATAATAAAAGGTAAAATAATAAGCTTAGAGGGTAAAAATGTAGTTATAAGCACTCCTAGTGGAGAATTAATAGAAGCTAAACTTGAGGGTGATTTACAACTCAATAAGAATATTATGCTTGATTTCATGGTTAAGTATACAAATGATGGCAAGGTGATATTAACACCATTAAATAGTGAGCTTTTGGAAACTAATACTGATAATTTATTGAAATTCATATTAAAAGAAAATGGAGTACCAGAAAATGATAAAAATCTTCAAATAGTAAAATTACTAATGGATAATAAAATGCCAATAAATAAGCAGACAATAGAAAAAGCGTTAAAATACGTTGATAAGTTGATGCAATTAAGTAATATTAGTGATAATGAGAAAATATTAATGGTTTTAAAAAATATATCAACTGCACAAGAAGATATAAGTAATTTTATAAAAGTTAAAGATGATGATATAACGCAAAATTTAAAAGAAATGCCTAATCAAAAGGAAATAGATAAAGAAGTTGTTTCTGGAAATAAAGATACGAGACAAGAAACAGTTAATAAAGCTAAAATAGATGTAAAGGATGTAACTACTGTAGTAAAAAATTTGATGTCAGAGGTAAAGTTATCAAATGAAAATCAAAACAGCAGCATTACTAAAACAGTGGTGTTACTGTTGAAAATGGATTTAAAAGTAAACTTAGATAATTTGAAAATATTTGACGAGTTTGTTTCAAATGAAAAAGGATTTATAGAAAATGAAATAAAGGAAATAGTCCAATTATTAGATAAGGAGATTAACGCTGGCAAAAACATAGCTGAAAATATAGAAAAGAATATAACTAAGAATCTAGGGAAAATTATTAATAAAAACATAGAAAATACACCTGATAAAAATATAGAGAGTGATGTAAATAAGATTTTAAATAAATTTGTTAAATCAATGAAAGCTTTAACAGGACAAGAAGATAAAAAAAGTATAGATGATATAATAAAAAACCTAAATGATTTAAATAAAGAAGTAAAAAATATGATAAAAGATAACTCAGTAATCAAAGCTACCATAGAAGATAAAACAAGAATTATTGAACAAAAGATCAATTTTATAAGTAATATGAATGATTCATTTAATCTACTTTATGTACCAGTTGAATTAAGCTTTGAAGATTTAAAATATAGGTTTGGCTTGTTAAAGAAGAATAAAGTAAATAAAGCTGAAGAAGCAGATTTTTATATAAGCGTACACACAAGAAATCTAAAAAAAATAGATGTTGTTTGTAAGTTGACAAATAAAAAAATTCAAATTAAATTTCTTGCAGAAGATGAAAGTATAACTAAGTTATTAAATGATAATAAAAGTCTTTTAGAAAAACAATTAGAAAACCAAGGATTTAATAGAATTGAATTGATTGCAGTCAACAAATTAACTAGTGATTCAATTTTTAGTAATCTGTTAGAAAAAAATGAACAAAAAAAATATTTATTAGATGTTAGGGTGTGATGGTTTGAGCAAAAAAATTGCTATTGCGCTTCAATATGATGAGGGAAGTGAAGCTCCTAAAGTAATTGCTAAAGGTAAAGGTATAGTAGCTGAAAAAATATTAGAAAAAGCTAAAGAAGGGAAAATTCCAACACAGGAAAATGAAGAGTTAGCATTGAGTTTGTATGATGTTGATTTAGGAGAAGATATTCCTGAAGAGTTATATCATGCAGTTGCTCAGATTCTTATGTATATACATGATTTAGACAAGCTTAGAGATAAAGGAATTTTATAGTAAAACTATTTTAACCCTGATTATTCATATAACTCCCGATAATATGCTGTAAGTTTCTGAATTATGAGCAGAGAACCTAAATTTTAATTTAGTGTGAATTGCTTATTCAGACGTAGTCTGAGGTACATTTAAGTTACCTTCGAAGGCATACCGAGTTAGTACGTCGAGAATTTAATGGATATCTTCTAAACATGAGCAGAGAACTAAAATCTATGATTTTATGTGAATCGCTTACTCATTCGAAGAATGAGCTTCATTTATAAAAAGTATTTAATTTTCTATGAATAATCTGGGTTTAAGAGCGGGGAAATATATTATGAAAGGTGAAAATAAGCAACAAGGTCAAATTGGTGAAAAGTTAGCAGTGAATTTTTTAAAGAAAAAAGGCTATAGTATTTTAGAAACAAATTTTACAGCTAAAATAGGAGAAATAGATATAATAGCAAAAGATAAAGATATAATAGTATTTATAGAGGTTAAAGCTCGAAGAACTGATAAATATGGTAGACCAAGTGAATCAGTAACTCCTTATAAACAAAGAAAAATAATAAAAACTGCATTATTGTATCATAGTATAAATAAACTTTGTGATGTACAGTTTAGATTTGATGTAATAGAAGTGTTTATAGGGCAAAATGACAGAATAAATCATATAGAAGATGCCTTTTGGATTGACTAAACATAATCCAACAAGATAATACATAAAAAATACTTATATCAAAAACGCAAAAAAATATACTGTCGTTAATTGAGTATTACCCAGTAAATAACTGTAGGTTATCGTATTTTAATACTTTTAATTTCATGGAAAATTTTTAAATATTAAAAAAAGTTAATATTAATAGAGGGATTTACATTAATATGATTGAATAAGTATTAATGTAAAAAGTGTTAAAAGGAGAGAATGTATGTTGTCAAAAGTCAATACCCTATGTATTACAGAAATTAAATGGTTATATTCCGTAGGTGTAAGAACTGATATATCAAAAGAAATGACTTTATCTGCAAATTAGTTTCTAATATTTATGTAAGTAGCAAAAGATTATTTTAAATAGTAGTTATTTATTAAATAAACAAGGGTGGTTATATGTCAAACAAGAATATGAAATTCTTTCTACCGTTTGTAAAACCCTATAAAAAAGATGTGCTCTTAATATTTTTCTTAGAAGTATTGACGATATTATCATCAGTAGCTATTCCATATATTTTAGGAGAATTGATTCATAGTTTAGAAGAGGGTTTTGCAACTTTCAAGTCACTATCTACAGATTTTCTTTCTGCTGTGCTATTATATTTCATTTGGGATATGTCA
It encodes the following:
- a CDS encoding YraN family protein gives rise to the protein MKGENKQQGQIGEKLAVNFLKKKGYSILETNFTAKIGEIDIIAKDKDIIVFIEVKARRTDKYGRPSESVTPYKQRKIIKTALLYHSINKLCDVQFRFDVIEVFIGQNDRINHIEDAFWID
- the ylxM gene encoding YlxM family DNA-binding protein, whose translation is MDKFFEIGYLFDFYGNLLSKKQYDAVELYYIHDLSLGEISEQLDISRQGVYDIIKRAEKKLYSFEEKLGLVKKFNNSIVNMEEILKYINNLKNNQNVYNDKNSMVQIKGIEKLVLDILKTTRR
- the ftsY gene encoding signal recognition particle-docking protein FtsY, which encodes MSMFERLKRGLSKTRDNMSAQINNVLKNYRKIDEELFEDLEEILITADIGVETTMQIIDNVKDKVKERKIEDANKIKDLIKEELVELLDSSESGHKLTIEPSPAIVLVVGVNGVGKTTTIGKLANKYKNKGKRVLIAAGDTFRAAAIEQLEEWSNRAGVDIISHSEGADPAAVIFDSIQAAKARKTDILLCDTAGRLHNKKNLMNELNKIFRVVEREYPKATKEVLLVVDATTGQNAVLQAKTFKEACDITAIALTKLDGTAKGGVVFSVNSELNVPVKLVGVGERIDDLQEFDPKTFVDAIFSE
- the rpsP gene encoding 30S ribosomal protein S16, translated to MAVKIRLKRMGAKKKPFYRIVVADSRSPRDGKFIEEIGYYNPVAQPKVINIDDEKAVKWLQVGAKPTDTVNTLFKNNGIIEKFEESKKA
- a CDS encoding EscU/YscU/HrcU family type III secretion system export apparatus switch protein — encoded protein: MSKKIAIALQYDEGSEAPKVIAKGKGIVAEKILEKAKEGKIPTQENEELALSLYDVDLGEDIPEELYHAVAQILMYIHDLDKLRDKGIL
- the rplS gene encoding 50S ribosomal protein L19; translation: MDIIKAIEQEQLRNDLVDFNVGDTVQVHYHIKEGNRERVQVFEGTVLKKQGESSRATFTVRRISYGVGVERIFSLHSPRIEKLVVTRRGKVRRAKLFYLRERTGKRAKVKEKRNY
- the rimM gene encoding ribosome maturation factor RimM (Essential for efficient processing of 16S rRNA), translating into MDNKIQIGKIANTHGIRGYVKVIPLTTNMYRYDDLKEVFIDEAKFEIEDVWYKKDVVMVKFKGYDNINDVICYKNKFIQIDEKDLIGLDQDEYFIFDIVGLQVYLANGKYLGEIKEVLQPGANDVYVIKTKKSDVLIPAVKEIVKDINVKENKMIIDPIEGMIE
- the ffh gene encoding signal recognition particle protein, with translation MVFESLGEKMQNALGKLKKKGKLTEKDVKNAMREVKLALLEADVNFKVVKKFINRVQERAVGQEVMESLTPGQHVIKIVNEELTELMGQKESKLDLSSSPSVIMMCGLQGAGKTTTTGKLGLLLKKKAKRPLLVACDVYRPAAIKQLQVVGTKVDVPVFAMGNNQNPVNIAKAAIEHAKKHNNDVVIIDTAGRLHIDENLMDELENIKTEVKPSEILLVVDSMTGQDAVTVADKFNSKLEISGVVLTKLDGDARGGAALSIKAVTEKPIKFVCMGEKFEDMEIFHPDRMSSRILGMGDVLSLIEKAQANIDAKKAMDLEKKLRTQQFTFDDFLDQLEQMKNLGPLDELLGMIPGVNSKQLKNLKVDDKELAHVEAIIKSMTKEEKNNPQIIDASRRKRISKGSGTNIQDVNKLLKQFKETKKMLKKFSGMEKSMKKRGKFGLPFFK
- a CDS encoding ribonuclease HII, with amino-acid sequence MLSIEKELWNEGYNYIACIDEVGRGCLAGEVVACAIIMPKELLIEKVNDSKKLTPKTRDKLYDIILENAVAVGLGAVGPETIDEINIKNSTKLAMKMAIKNLKNKDGQGVTPDYVLIDAEKLDIDIPQKNIIKGDSKCHGIAAASIIAKVYRDRQCIELAKEYPEYAFEKNKGYGTKVHREALKKVGPCPIHRLTFLKKILDEAQQLSFWG
- the ylqF gene encoding ribosome biogenesis GTPase YlqF, whose product is MNINWFPGHMKKTRDLLKQNLSLVDVVIEILDARIPISSKNPEIDKLINNKKRIVILNKSDLSDKKANEQWVTYLKDNDTEVILNNALTKNSVNMILKSCDKLMKEKRMRLEKRGIKNKVVKAMIVGIPNVGKSTLINSISGRKSAKTGNRPGVTKGKQWIRLKGNIELLDTPGILWPKFENQDIALSLAFTGAIKDEIMDTDTLAYKLVEVLSSKYPHTLIDRYEIELENKTTIQIIDEIALKRGCVMKNKEIDYTRISNLILDEFRKGKLGRITLELPEDKR
- a CDS encoding KH domain-containing protein, with protein sequence MGELVEIIAKALVDQPGEVQVTEIEGTQSVIIELKVAPDDMGKIIGKQGRIAKAIRTVVKAAAIKENKRVVVEII
- a CDS encoding flagellar hook-length control protein FliK gives rise to the protein MRIVSTINSNANMNLNVNNAMTDGGIIKGKIISLEGKNVVISTPSGELIEAKLEGDLQLNKNIMLDFMVKYTNDGKVILTPLNSELLETNTDNLLKFILKENGVPENDKNLQIVKLLMDNKMPINKQTIEKALKYVDKLMQLSNISDNEKILMVLKNISTAQEDISNFIKVKDDDITQNLKEMPNQKEIDKEVVSGNKDTRQETVNKAKIDVKDVTTVVKNLMSEVKLSNENQNSSITKTVVLLLKMDLKVNLDNLKIFDEFVSNEKGFIENEIKEIVQLLDKEINAGKNIAENIEKNITKNLGKIINKNIENTPDKNIESDVNKILNKFVKSMKALTGQEDKKSIDDIIKNLNDLNKEVKNMIKDNSVIKATIEDKTRIIEQKINFISNMNDSFNLLYVPVELSFEDLKYRFGLLKKNKVNKAEEADFYISVHTRNLKKIDVVCKLTNKKIQIKFLAEDESITKLLNDNKSLLEKQLENQGFNRIELIAVNKLTSDSIFSNLLEKNEQKKYLLDVRV
- the trmD gene encoding tRNA (guanosine(37)-N1)-methyltransferase TrmD yields the protein MKIDVLTLFPEMFSGIFSCSIIKRAVDDNIMSIDYHNIRDFSLDKHKRVDDYPFGGGQGMVMKPQPIFRAIESVKSDNAKVIYMSPKGRVFNQAIANELSKEEHIVILCGHYEGIDHRIIDNYVDDVISIGDYVLTGGEIPAMVLIDSVGRLLPGVLSSEESFIEESHYEGLLEHPQYTRPRIFNGIEVPEVLISGNHKKIEEWKKTEALKLTMKVRPDIIKKLKLKE